A window from Schistosoma haematobium chromosome 3, whole genome shotgun sequence encodes these proteins:
- the HRH2 gene encoding Histamine H2 receptor (EggNog:ENOG410V7RE~COG:T): MLFNIIYNLIHPLYFNDLIIKLFFSLDKLFCTVTILHLVIMAFDRFIYIKSPLNYSRCIKLKYLLIILISLWFLAFLITIIPIQLNWNHINDKQSITINNNNNNNVINTYDTNQNYTIESSIHEIPFKQINLLSIYKIQKNFICIHKVNLFYTITNTIFSFIIPLLIMIIIYTYLFLVTKQHINRLNIFSNFKKNYSNHLNLNHHHHHKQFIDLLHNSSNFLKKCKTFLNLNSIDLNDHIINKSITISMNPLKISTQLNNNKQFNDSLNYMNITNKNDLIINTINKSIQFTNHHSYITIDQSMNTRRKHSLPLYNISRNSSWNTYNNNNNNNNNNNGNDITRQQIIINYPEKQICNAHKAAITLGVILGSFTICWLPYFTINCIASFCDCIPKEAIFAATWLGYFNACLNSLVYSLLNNNFRMSCAKLLCAWHYNRERRQQYGLNQLKYFGDTPIQLAIGRVPWNKL, from the exons atgttatttaatatcatttataatCTTATTCATCcattatattttaatgatttaattattaaattatttttttcattagaTAAATTATTTTGCACAGTCACTATATTACATTTAGTGATTATGGCATTTGAtcgttttatttatattaaatcaCCATTAAATTATTCACgttgtattaaattaaaatatttattaattatattaataaGTTTATGGTTTTTAGCCTTTTTAATCACAATTATCCCAATTCAATTAAATTGGAATCATATTAATGATAAACAATCtataacaatcaataataataataataataatgtaatcaaTACATATGATACAAATCAAAATTATACAATTGAATCATCAATTCATGAAATTCCATTCAAACAAATCAATTTATTATCGatttataaaatacaaaaaaattttaTATGTATTCATAAAGTTAATCTATTTTATACAATAACCAATacaatatttagttttattatcccattattgattatgataataatatatacatatttatttttagtaaCAAAACAACATATTAATcgattaaatatattttcaaattttaaaaaaaattattcaaatcatttaaatttgaatcatcatcatcatcataaacaatttattgatttattacataattcatcaaattttttaaaaaaatgtaaaacatttttaaatttaaattctattgatttaaatgatcatattatcaataaatcaataacaatCTCAATGAATCCATTAAAAATTTCAAcacaattaaataataataaacaattcaatgattcattaaattatatgaatataacaaataaaaatgatttaataataaatacaatcaataaatcaatacaaTTTACAAATCATCATTCATATATAACTATAGATCAATCAATGAATACAAGACGTAAACATAGTTTACCATTATATAATATATCAAGAAATTCATCATGGAAtacctataataataataataataataataataataataatgggaatgaTATAACACgtcaacaaataataataaattatccaGAAAAACAAATATGTAATGCACATAAAGCAGCAATTACATTAGGTGTAATATTAGGTTCATTTACAATATGTTGGTTACCATATTTTACAATTAATTGTATAGCATCATTTTGTGATTGTATACCAA AAGAAGCTATTTTCGCTGCAACATGGCTTGGTTATTTCAATGCTTGTCTTAATTCACTggtatattcattattaaataataattttcgtATGTCCTGTGCAAAACTATTATGTGCTTGGCATTACAATCGTGAAAGACGTCAACAATATGGATTAAATCAATTGAAATATTTCGGTGATACTCCTATTCAATTAGCAATTGGTCGTGTTCCATGgaataaattatga